A stretch of DNA from Drosophila virilis strain 15010-1051.87 chromosome 5, Dvir_AGI_RSII-ME, whole genome shotgun sequence:
ttgttgttgttgttgttgtttttgatgttgttgctgtctaaCGCGAGGTACTTGCAATGTCAcccacttacacacacacaaccacacacaacacacatacaatgcctctcccacacacacacacacacacacacttccgcTTTGGCTGCATTGTTCATTTAAATTCTAATTTGTATTTGCCGCACTCGACAATGAGAGTCGAGGACAGGAGAACCTGGGGATATGGTGAGCACGCTTCCTGCCAGCGGGCATTTGGACAGGTACTACGTAGGGTTGCGTTAGCTCTAGCCCCAGCCACAGCCCCAGATCAAGCCACGTGCCCAATAATGTCCTTGAAAGTTTTAGGGCGTGTCCCTGCGATttgttattgctgccatagTTAGGTGCTGCAATCCTAATCGCGTTTTTGGTGACGCTTCGCATAGCCAAGTGCTTGCTACAGTCAATTCGTGCTTTTAATGACTCCAGTTAAAGAGGAGAAGTTCTCGACGTGCAAATGGGGCCATTGAACAAAGTTAGGGCAAGGCCGCAGGACCTAAGTAGATTCCCATTACTACTCATTACTAGAGAAACAATTAGAAATCATTTGAAAGAATCAATCAATTTTGCAGATTCGTCggtgaataccctgtaacagATGGGTTATgtataacaaaaaacaaaaaattgacaAGGAACgacttttgtttattaatttagaaGAGACACTCTTCTAAGCTAAAATTTTAAGCTTTGCTTATTCGTCGTCCTGATTTAGAACAGTTGAAGATGCTTCCCTCCAAATGTTATATACATTGGCAAAAAATCAGTAACTGTAATCAAAGAGCCATGAACGAAACATTGTAATACAACCAGCGTTCCCGAAGCTGTATGAAAATGCGCTTCCGTGGCTGCGGAGGCAGCCGGGATCGTTATTGTACTAGGGCTGATTGCATGGGAAAATGCATGCGCCGCAATTGATATGGGaaataaagtgaaatattATGAATGAAATAAAGTTAAACAcagtttttaaataagttatttTAATAAGCTGGATAAGCGATATGCGAAGGTAGCACATGTTTTTGATGTAACtagaatattatttaatgcTCGTTGAAAGAAACTTTGTGCTAATTAGAATATCATTTGAAGCTCGCCAAGCTTCGATAACCAGAATTCGTggtgtgtatataaattgttttctaATTTAATAACTTTTCTGCCTTCCTGAAAAAGAATATAGGTTTCGCTGGACTTGCTTTTAAGTGCATCGAAAATATGCCATTCTATGGCAACTTAATTTGTTCTTGCtgaattttttcatttattccCTGACTATAGTTGCATTTTCTATTGCCGCTCTGTTGTCCAGTTTGGCTTTTAATTCAGTTGTTGTCGCCGTTGCTTTGGGTACTTAATTAAAAACCGCATTTGTTGCATTTCTTTcttaccattttttttttgtttacgaACGGAGGAAGCGCCCTTGTGGCTGTCTCTGCGAATGTTAAAGCTTACAATGTCTTATGGCTGTCTTTTGTTCTGGTTTGTCACTGGAATTTATAGCAGGTTTAACCcacttttgttgctgttgatacCCTGCAACAATTGAAAACGCTCAAAACAGGGTATATTGACTTggtgcaagtgtatgtaccgTGCAGAAATAAGCGTTGCGAAACCCATCGATCGAGAGTACGATTTCGCTCAACAAGGTAAAAGAGATGCGtttttacaaaataataaagaaaaattaaaatctttatAGTTggagcaacaatttaattttattcatttctGTCTTAcaacttatatttttttttgagaaattTCGCGAAGTATCCCGGGCTGGGCTGAGTAAAGGcgtattataataataatatgtagGAAGACTCACAAAAGAGACAGAACGCAACTGTATGTGTGCAAGACTTGCTCGATTTTCCGAATGAAATGAAGCAGTCTGAAGATTCTTTGATCTGAGCTAGAGAGGccagatgcttccttctatGTCAAGAAAAAGCTGGTTGTTcacaaataattttcataGTTGCTTTGGTTGTCTCCAGGCAGAGCCTACATTTGGCGTCAGGCGCATTTTGTAGAGATATTTCTGACTGCTCTTTTTTATCTAGTTCTTTAGGCTATCAAGGAATCGATAAGCTTTACCCGAGGATACCTAGAAGAATATCAAGAATATCTAATTTTTGGATACACTCATGTGATTTTGTTAATACAGTTGTTAGGGAAGGCAATTAGAATGCATTTAGTCGCAGCTCTGCGTTTGGATAGGGTGTCTCTTGGCTGGGCACACCCGACGAGTGcactttaacattttttttgcgtagtttttttttttgggtcagcTTGAAGGCAGTTCAAAGTTTTAAATTGGTTGTCAAATGCAATGAGCAAATGTGATAAGTGCCAACGACTTGAGAAACACattttgcaataattaaaatgcattcgCCATAACGAAGACAATGATGAAGTAGCATTGCGTGCAGGCAGTGCAATGACTTAGAGCTTCCCCCTCAGTAAATGGAATTGCGAATGGAATTATTTGTTCGAAAACGAATAAAGCATGTATGGAGAGTGTTTAACTCTTGCTTTTACTTAGGCTTTTAAAACTATGTTAACAACTAGGCAATTAAAACGCTTAACTGACGCTTTGGCTATGCTTTGGTTACTGCTCAGATTCGTGCCGGCCTGGGCTACACCTCCTCGCTGGGATTATCGCTAAACTTGATGGATCCGCGCTGCCGCACATTTGCCCGCTGCCGTTTGTACTCCGTGCGGGGCAGCTTCATCGGCTGATCGAAGGCAACAGCGCTGGGTCCAATGGGACTGGTCAGATAGCTGCCGCTGTGCTGCACCTCCGCTGGCCATTTGTCGCCTTGCATAGCTTCCACCAGGGCCGCCTCCATTTCTGCATCGCGCTCCTCCTGCTTGGTTTGACGCTGCTGCTCCTGGAGGCGTGCGCGTAGGCTGCTCATTGCAAAGCTGACATTGGAGTGTTGGCTGTTATCTGTGAGGATCTGTTCCTTGTGCTGCTTGGGTCTGGATTTGCTGTGGGCTTTTGCACTGGCCGCGGCTTCCCGTTCGCGATACTTTTTGAGATAGGCGGGCGGATAGTTGGGCGCTTCAGTTGTCGTTGTGGTACTGGTTGGgcttgtgctgctgctcgtgCCATGACTGCGAGGACGCTGTGgttgactgctgctgctgccgctgctgctgctgctgctactgctgctgctgatgtaaTGGCTGCTGGGATGGCTGTGGTAGAGCTTGGAGGGCACAAAGCCGCCTTCCATGGGCGCCAGGGATTGCACCTCGCCGCTTGCCTCGCCCGTGTGCTCAGTAACTTCATATTGATGTCCCATCTGTTTAGACAGTTCATTTTCATCTTCGACTTGTTCGAAatcatcctcctcctcctccagctCTGGACGATGACCCACCAGCTTCTCTGGCTTGGGCAGCAGCTCAGGAATGCCGTGAATATTGCGATTGTCGTGACTGGAGGTAATATGCGTGTGCAGCTGCGTCAGTGCCTGGGGACGCAGCGTGACATACGAGGTTGGCTGCTCATTGGACTTGTAGACGGGCTTCCAGCTTTGGTATTCCATAATCTTGCCAGAGACAATCTCATTGCTGCTGGGTCGGGCTCTGGGATTGAAATATTTATCCATGAGCGCCTCATCGCTGCTTGTGGGCGCTTTGCCCTCCACAATTAGCTCCTGCTCTTTCTCCAGTTGACGCATTCGATTCTCGTACTGCAGCTTACTGGGCTCTGTCGCAACAGGCTTTGGCAGTGGCCTTATCAGCTTCACTACCTTCTTCTGTGAGCCGCGCATCTTGATTATCTTGACGGGCTTGTTTGTGTGCGGATCTCTGATGATGTACTTAACGCGCGTCGTTTCCGTGGGCATAAAATCAATCATGCTCTTGCCATAGTTGGCTGTGCTGTGCACAAAATCACCGAACATGGACCTCATCGCCCGACCCCCACCGAACATTCGACCCATAAGTCCACCCATTAGCGAGTTGTCCATTTGCTGCCACATAAAACGCCGTTGAATTCTATAAATATAAGAGTTTGTATTGTTTCAACTCATCAATCAAACGTAATCATCCAAATTAACTCTTAGTTAATCACTGAGcatttaatttgaaacaatTGGGAACTAGAACTAAAAATTTgtgttttcaaatatttatgttgttttcttaatatacaaaacatattaatatattaggAGTTCACACAAATAGAAGTAAATCGAGCACTAAACAAAAGCTATTCAGCTGGAACAGACACTTCCTAGTCGCTATATTGTATGCCATTAGCTGGCATCGATTCAAATTGTTAATTGAATTCGTTTTACACTTACCTGTGATCCTCCGCCTGTTGCTCGCCACTCGCTagctgcagcaggagcaacaaACTTGC
This window harbors:
- the LOC6624748 gene encoding uncharacterized protein isoform X1: MRKHYVRKPEINSMQMPFKHGSATQISGSCFWPLIVASLLLLLQLASGEQQAEDHRIQRRFMWQQMDNSLMGGLMGRMFGGGRAMRSMFGDFVHSTANYGKSMIDFMPTETTRVKYIIRDPHTNKPVKIIKMRGSQKKVVKLIRPLPKPVATEPSKLQYENRMRQLEKEQELIVEGKAPTSSDEALMDKYFNPRARPSSNEIVSGKIMEYQSWKPVYKSNEQPTSYVTLRPQALTQLHTHITSSHDNRNIHGIPELLPKPEKLVGHRPELEEEEDDFEQVEDENELSKQMGHQYEVTEHTGEASGEVQSLAPMEGGFVPSKLYHSHPSSHYISSSSSSSSSSGSSSSQPQRPRSHGTSSSTSPTSTTTTTEAPNYPPAYLKKYREREAAASAKAHSKSRPKQHKEQILTDNSQHSNVSFAMSSLRARLQEQQRQTKQEERDAEMEAALVEAMQGDKWPAEVQHSGSYLTSPIGPSAVAFDQPMKLPRTEYKRQRANVRQRGSIKFSDNPSEEV
- the LOC6624748 gene encoding uncharacterized protein isoform X2, translated to MRKHYISGSCFWPLIVASLLLLLQLASGEQQAEDHRIQRRFMWQQMDNSLMGGLMGRMFGGGRAMRSMFGDFVHSTANYGKSMIDFMPTETTRVKYIIRDPHTNKPVKIIKMRGSQKKVVKLIRPLPKPVATEPSKLQYENRMRQLEKEQELIVEGKAPTSSDEALMDKYFNPRARPSSNEIVSGKIMEYQSWKPVYKSNEQPTSYVTLRPQALTQLHTHITSSHDNRNIHGIPELLPKPEKLVGHRPELEEEEDDFEQVEDENELSKQMGHQYEVTEHTGEASGEVQSLAPMEGGFVPSKLYHSHPSSHYISSSSSSSSSSGSSSSQPQRPRSHGTSSSTSPTSTTTTTEAPNYPPAYLKKYREREAAASAKAHSKSRPKQHKEQILTDNSQHSNVSFAMSSLRARLQEQQRQTKQEERDAEMEAALVEAMQGDKWPAEVQHSGSYLTSPIGPSAVAFDQPMKLPRTEYKRQRANVRQRGSIKFSDNPSEEV